The following proteins are encoded in a genomic region of Cryptococcus neoformans var. neoformans JEC21 chromosome 2 sequence:
- a CDS encoding expressed protein: protein MPSYFPFTPQQQPAARVHSPLLDDPHLELTVTPAASAFYAGETFSVTITFRNTRTPHTDAPKAPLSTNSTSSLASATSQIRHFPSTDPRHSPSVPRLPRRLNQIGPDLPETPLVSARRHESAELGPSRTSSSVVSIPQFATEDLGYPYSPGANPVNRAHGWQKSPSPQREGPMNYRSPDGWGNQESECTIKSNGHTRRARSLALGKGTMSPQELVWALGGGKDTPPALPTRRPQGGIQIPAKHPHSRKISIANTSALERSGEPSRDSPEVSSPPLISVPERPSSVAKNGSASLSQSRHPADGAVTIEPYETCSSPTVKPSHSRAPSYQNAYGASYMGISNDDLPTPPSHPHVREHALTEPKGTTTVLWAYTRLVGHFHPSIAYIPPDPLLPLRTALLHQPVGSGSLSTPSQDSSGNVAGRPSGSSRWQLSFGTGTIGNSTQPSLTGSLFGLAKDLVTGGSGGSLEEERKRVWNLKDLPVLETTRSLLAVDMKLKEGETKEFNYTLQLPTNLPPAHRGRAFRFSYDLVVSLSVALPGGDHRQKSKDIVVPIRVWANVSLGNPLRTYDVLKPIIQNKDEGHVEDVGNSVDFQSPYVREGRAQIPVQRRQTNIPDQLRIKSVDTSESLQAYALHLLEILNDGEINTLPLSPSTPKSLHRLRTSSPSSPAFCIPILPPVLASQPTELLDIPSSASRLQDRNIRLKEDNFIEGDNGLSDEMGDAESCGEAVEILSRHSAKASYDIEKNGESVAILTLVKTTYRLGESVLGIVTFNKPQTPFPVLKFSAYLFSHELIPEPLLPPSLSSRGSAQPPLYRLHAEHHTLYALSAQRLAFSLDIPSDATPAFNLAAGEGEKGGLQWKLKLNFTVGVPPRDWKRKTGESNLKSESDVDTKGTMKSSGVHLLPIQRSRNIDEGDNIFYSASTGITPMIPRHRQNASSTSGSKSDVKNEEAVNWYESRTESVECEVPVRVLAGSTAFLVRPLVYAV from the exons ATGCCCTCGTACTTCCCTTTTACTCCACAGCAGCAGCCCGCAGCCCGCGTCCACAGCCCTCTTCTCGACGATCCCCATTTAGAACTTACAGTCACCCCTGCCGCATCAGCATTCTACGCAGGAGAGACCTTCTCTGTTACAATCACTTTCCGCAATACAAGGACCCCGCATACTGACGCACCCAAAGCGCCTCTTTCCACGAACTCCACATCTAGCCTTGCCTCCGCCACCTCTCAGATACGGCATTTCCCGTCTACCGACCCGCGACACTCACCTTCTGTTCCTCGGCTGCCTCGACGACTCAATCAAATAGGACCTGACCTTCCCGAGACACCCCTGGTGAGCGCTAGACGACATGAGAGCGCCGAACTGGGTCCTTCACGTACATCATCGTCCGTCGTCTCCATTCCTCAGTTCGCCACCGAGGACCTGGGCTATCCGTATAGCCCGGGAGCGAATCCAGTTAATCGAGCTCATGGGTGGCAGaaatctccttcccctcaaAGGGAGGGACCGATGAACTATCGAAGTCCAGATGGATGGGGAAACCAAGAATCTGAATGTACAATAAAGAGCAATGGTCATACTAGGCGGGCGAGAAGTTTGGCCCTTGGAAAGGGCACGATGAGCCCGCAAGAGCTGGTATGGGCTTTGGGCGGAGGGAAAGACA CGCCTCCAGCTCTGCCGACGCGCCGCCCCCAAGGCGGGATTCAAATTCCAGCAAAACACCCTCATTCTCGTAAAATCTCAATCGCCAATACCTCCGCTCTTGAACGTTCCGGGGAACCTTCTAGAGATTCTCCCGAGGTTTCATCCCCGCCATTGATTTCTGTACCAGAGCGACCCTCATCAGTAGCTAAAAACGGCAGCgcttctctctcccaatCTCGACATCCGGCTGATGGCGCAGTAACTATCGAGCCATACGAGACATGTTCGTCGCCAACGGTAAAACCCTCACATTCACGTGCTCCTTCTTATCAGAATGCCTATGGTGCCTCTTACATGGGTATTAGTAATGATGACCTTCCTACCCCTCCCTCACATCCCCATGTTCGTGAACATGCTCTAACTGAACCGAAAGGGACAACGACAGTGCTCTGGGCGTATACTCGTCTTGTAGGACATTTTCACCCTTCGATTGCTTATATACCTCCAGATCCTCTACTGCCGCTTCGAACTGCATTGTTACACCAGCCCGTCGGGTCAGGGTCGCTCTCCACCCCATCACAGGACTCGTCAGGAAATGTCGCTGGCAGACCCTCTGGCTCCTCACGTTGGCAGCTTAGTTTTGGAACTGGTACAATCGGCAATTCAACTCAACCAAGTCTGACAGGTAGTTTATTCGGATTAGCAAAGGATCTAGTAACAGGTGGAAGTGGGGGAAGTCTAGAGGAAGAACGGAAAAGAGTCTGGAACTTGAAGGATCTACCGGTGCTAGAGACAACTAGAAGTCTGCTTGCCGTCGATATGAAgctgaaagaaggggaaacTAAAGAGT TCAACTACACGCTACAACTTCCAACAAATCTTCCCCCGGCTCATCGAGGTCGAGCCTTTCGATTTTCTTATGATCTTGTGGTATCCCTCAGCGTGGCCTTGCCCGGAGGTGATCATCGGCAAAAGTCCAAGGACATCGTCGTGCCAATCCGGGTATGGGCCAATGTATCCC TGGGGAATCCGTTGCGCACATATGATGTCCTGAAACCGATCATACAAAATAAGGACGAGGGGCACGTCGAAGACGTTGGAAACTCTGTCGACTTTCAATCGCCTTATGTACGAGAGGGAAGGGCCCAAATTCCTGTGCAACGGAGACAGACAAATATACCAGATCAGCTTCGTATTAAGTCTGTAGACACTAGCGAATCTCTTCAAGCGTACGCATTGCATCTACTCGAAATTTTGAATGATGGCGAGATAAACACCCTCCCGCTTTCACCCAGTACGCCGAAGTCGCTCCATCGACTTCGAACTTCGTCTCCGTCATCCCCTGCATTTTGCATCCCGATCCTGCCTCCTGTTCTCGCTAGTCAACCCACGGAGCTACTAGACATACCCTCTTCTGCAAGCCGTCTGCAAGACCGGAATATCAGACTGAAAGAGGATAACTTTATTGAAGGCGACAATGGGTTATCGGACGAAATGGGTGATGCTGAAAGTTGCGGAGAAGCGGTTGAAATCCTCAGTCGACATTCTGCTAAAG CTTCCTACGATATTGAAAAGAATGGAGAGTCTGTGGCGATCCTTACGCTTGTGAAAACTACATATAGATTGGGGGAATCCGTACTCGGTATAGTAACATTCAATAAGCCTCAAACGCCTTTTCCCGTTCTCAAGTTCTCGGCCTATCTCTTTTCCCATGAACTTATCCCTGagcctctccttccaccttctctttcctcaagAGGCTCAGCCCAGCCCCCCCTTTACCGATTACACGCAGAGCATCATACCCTCTACGCCCTGAGTGCCCAGAGGCTAGCCTTTTCGCTTGACATACCGTCAGATGCAACGCCAGCGTTCAATTTGGCGGCCGGCGAGGGGGAAAAGGGTGGCTTACAATGGAAACTGAAGTTGAATTTCACTGTAGGGGTACCTCCTCGTgattggaaaagaaagacagGCGAGAGTAATCTAAAGTCTGAGAGTGACGTCGACACAAAAGGGACAATGAAGAGCTCAGGAGTCCATCTGTTGCCCATTCAGCGTTCTCGAAACATCGACGAGGGAGACAACATATTTTATTCTGCTTCGACGGGTATCACTCCTATGATTCCTCGACACCGCCAAAACGCGTCGTCAACCAGCGGTAGCAAAAGTGATGTGAAAAACGAAGAAGCTGTTAACTGGTACGAATCAAGGACCGAGTCTGTAGAATGTGAAGTGCCCGTCAGAGTTTTGGCAGGCAGTACGGCTTTCCTTGTCAGGCCCTTAGTCTACGCAGTCTGA
- a CDS encoding expressed protein → MLRMAFFRIQPLHFGKTLLARSGVQHYASSVSRLRGFSTPAIVNDDRPLAGIKVVDLTRILAGPLATMMLSDLGADVIKIESPKNGDDTRSWLPPSAPVPPEGYPRPDLPPESAYFLQANRNKRSLTLNLKSAEGQKIIKKLIEKADVLVENYVPGKLKKFGLSWEEVKEMNPRLIYCSITGYGSTGPYSQSPGYDVVIEAEAGLMHITGEKGGKPVKVGVAVTDVLTGHHAQSGILAALLKRQKTGKGSRVECSLFESQIASLCNIGANYLIAGEEATRWGTSHPSIVPYQVFPTKDSFIMLSAGNDSQFAILCSSAVLNKPDWLNDDRFSSNRKRVEHRDVMIALIEEVLSEKTTEEWCQKLVGKGLPFAPINNIAQTFSHPQAIAREVVEEVIHPRAGKIKLAAPAVTYDGSKPKLYRPPPYLGEHTEEVLTELGCSSGEIKKMKLDGVI, encoded by the exons ATGTTACGTATGGCTTTCTTCAGGATTCAACCCTTGCATTTTGGCAAGACTTTATTAGCACGATCCGGTGTGCAACATTACGCATCCTCAGTATCACGCCTGCGAGGCTTCTCTACTCCAGCCATTGTGAATGATGATAGGCCACTCGCTGGTATCAAGGTTGTAGACTTGACAAGGATTCTTGCTGGGCCGCTTGCCACAATGATGCTT TCTGATCTTGGGG CCGATGTCATTAAG ATTGAATCGCCTAAGAACGGTGATGACACACGCTCATGGctccctccttctgccCCAGTCCCACCTGAGGGTTATCCAAGgcctgatcttcctcctgaaTCCGCCTACTTTTTGCAAGCCAATAGAAACAAGCGATC TCTGACGCTTAACCTCAAATCTGCAGAAGGACAAAAAATCATCAAAAAATTGATCGAAAAAGCAGATGTACTCGTAGAAAATTA CGTCCCAGGAAAACTCAAAAAATTCGGTCTCTcatgggaagaagtgaAAGAAATGAATCCCCGGTTAATCTATTGCTCCATTACAG GATATGGATCAACCGGACCTTATTCTCAGTCACCGGGATACGACGTTGTTATTGAAGCTGAAGCAGGACTAATGCATATCACGGGAGAGAAAGGCGGTAAACCTGTCAAG GTTGGGGTGGCGGTCACAGACGTCCTGACTGGGCACCATGCACAGTCCGGTATTTTGGCAGCTCTTTTGAAGCGTCAGAAGACAGGGAAAGGCTCTCGCGTTGAGTGTAGTCTGTTTGAAAGTCAG ATTGCTTCTCTCTGCAATATAGGTGCCAATTATCTCATTgcgggagaagaagctacCCGTTGGGGCACATCGCACCCCTCCATAGTCCCTTACCAAGTGTTTCCCACGAAGGATTCTTTTATAATGCTCTCGGCTGGCAATGATTCCCAATTCGCGATTCTTTGCTCGTCTGCCGTGCTTAACAAGCCTGATTGGTTAAATGACGACCGATTTTCTAGTAACCGTAAGAGAGTGGAGCACAGAGATGTCATGATCGCACTTATTGAGGAAGTTCTCTCTGAAAAAACAACCGAGGAATGGTGCCAGAAACTCGTAGGAAAAGG ACTACCGTTTGC ACCAATCAACAATATCGCTCAAACATTCTCGCATCCACAAGCTATAGCGAGAGAGGTAGTAGAAGAAGTGATT CATCCTCGGGCTGGTAAGATCAAGCTTGCAGCACCAGCCGTCACATATGATGGTAGCAAACCGAAG TTGTATCGCCCACCGCCGTACTTGGGTGAACATACTGAGGAAGTCTTAACAGAACTCGGCTGCAGCTCGGGTGAAataaagaagatgaagttgGACGGCGTTATATGA